In the Argiope bruennichi chromosome 8, qqArgBrue1.1, whole genome shotgun sequence genome, ACAAAACAAGAATATTCAAAAGCAAGATTAAGAACAAGTATATATTCctgagtaaatgaaaaatatacagtATAAAAGTCTCTTACATACTgtttttcaattgtttatttatcaaatcaaGCTACTTATAGACAAATGCTGCTATATCATTTAATAGTggaaaatatacgaaattttagaaatatttaaagttaaatgtaattttaaatgtcaacaaaataagaaaatttatttaatataaaataataaattaatataaaattttatttattataaaattattatggctaaatttttttgaaaaatctaaatacTATACTTTTTATACCTCATAtgaacaatgaatttaaaatcattggAATACCCATTTTTTCCAATGATTAACAATcaaacttaattttaagaatctaaTCCACCaactaattaagaaaattttgaaaaatgaatgccaGCTGTAAAACATTCctacttcaattttaaataattcatttttagtttgaataattattaaattgacaGACTGGTCAATGAACAATAAAAGCAGTGagaagaatattgaaataaaaaactaaacCAAAAGTGAGAGAATTTATACATCTCAAGACATTTTATGGGACAAATTTCCAACTGTAGAATCTTCctgcattttatttgaatttcaattctttacattttctttgtttttgggTATTATTATAATAACATCAAGTTTATGTGGCAGAATTGAAGGTCAAGAATTCTACTCATTATAGATAGTGAGCAAATAGACAGCAAGAGCTAATTAATTTGGGCATTTCTTAAACAAATCAATGTTTGCAAGAAAATTAATGATCAgttattaatgaaattgatttagaGTGGAttataatcattcatatattaCTCACTAATAAGCATTTCATGAAGTTGTCTTAAATTGGTTCATTCAGAAACATGCTAATtggtaattttattaaacttcttcgaatgaaactgaaaattttggataaaagcattaaatttttgacCACATGATGACAATGCTAAAACTACAAGAAGGCAGTTCTGCATTTAAGATGAAAAACctcataaaatggaaatattttttaaataaaaaaaaaataccaataaaaactctttttttgtaatactgcTATGAATATTGACacactttaaaaacaaaagtattctCAATTCAAATATAACATAGGTTTCGGGAGTAATTCCCCTGCTGTACTTCCTAAAAGAATAACTTGTACCATACAAACACccagaagtaaaataagtatgcttaaatgaacagtaaaatgaataaatttacagAGAAgtgcttgaaatattaaaaatattgtacattaatagataaaataaaattgatcttAAGATTGAAATTTGCTTCTGAAAATGCTGAAAtctgcattttcatttctttatgatTACAtggaagttaaaagaaaaattttcatgtgaatctccttttttaaatgtgattaaaatcgATGTCCCAGATACACAGATTTGGGGTTaccatttaattcttaaaattaatatttcataaatgtttttaaagttaaacgAATTTTCAAAGTATACATAAAATATCTCTTTAACCTGTAAGTTCTTCATTCTTTGCCATTTATAAAACTCGGTACAATTTTCTAACCACTTTCAACAGTATCAGGTTTGGctactatatatataaatgcaagtTTTGACTCAACAAGTGCATCTGTATAATTGTAAGCGATTTTTATATGAGCTATTCCTAACAGCTTATCATCTACAGTGATATTACAATGCATCctcagaaattatatataattagaacACAATCTGATTTACAAGAGGTAAATGATTAAAGCAGGACATATGAAGCCTGTGTCTTCATTAGTATTATGcatatgtattttgaaatctcaaaaataatgactaatgttttcataatttttttagtactaATAATTCAATAAGTAAACTTCATTATATTCAATAACCAATTCAATTGTAGTACACTATTAACTAATGTCTTgtcacataattttataattccaagTATGAATTTTTAGCATAAATTTCTACATCAGCTGAAAATTGGTTAGTAATTAAAATCTCCTACAATGCATTATGAAGTGAGACACATTAATAACACTAGTCTCagattaatatataattgaaaacttGCATATCTGTTGTTGCTATgagattatcaaaatatttgatctcTTGTTCAgctacaatttatttatatgtactttTGTACTAACTCTTGATGTCAAAATATTGAAACCCACCTCCACAAAATAAGATATCCTTtccgttttatttcattatccatatcattaaaaattttgaggaaattcGTGTATGAATACAATTTTATCTCGTAtttataggatttttaaaaaatcatactttaataaatataaacagcCATTTGTACCAATACtgcattttaatacaatacaGGACAAAGCAAATTTTACTCTAGGTTGCATGCTTTTTCcaacgggaaaaaaaaaaaaaatcttttttaagccTACAGGGCAAAATATTAAGATGAAAACAAATACACATTCAAAAAACTCCAGCAATTTCCTaagtttttttttgcttttttttttttttgaaaatacaaaggCTTGTTCAACAAAGCTTGCTCTCATACTCAGAATACACAAAAATGTTAACTCTGCCAATGATTCTCAAATAATTTCCCCATTAATACTAtctttaaataatcatatattccTCTACTTTGTATGTTTCGTCCTTACCCCATTTTTGCTTTTCAACTCTCTGATTgcgtaatttataaaaatcactatttagatgcaatgtttacatataagttcaaatatttttcaaataaagtgaactgatactatatgttacacaataaaaatatgtaatcgtaaaaaaacactttaaacaaCGGAAATTgtgggatgcaacagaaaatggactgattgccaattACATTTATGCCAAATCTGTCAAGAGGAGCATGAACTCTAGACAAAGAGtcattaaatgtatataaaaagcCTGACTGTATAGATATAACTTGTTAATCAATTTCAGAGAGCAAATCTGTCTATTAacattgaaattattacttttggtGGAGTAAAGTAATcagattaataattaaagattgaCTTAAGAGTTaagagtttgtttttttttaaatttacaaagcaTATATGTTTTGTTTCAATAACTCATCTCCTATTTAACACagagataaataatgaaattagtttgCAACCTACATGTTTATACACACTACgcaaaattacttatatttctgATTACTCTCGTCTTTTACTTAGAACATTTTCAACTCTGCAATGTTCCTCTATTcccatttaaaaatgtattaacttaAATAGAAAGCTTTAATAAACTTAGCTTTTTATAAGCGTAGCTTAAGTTAGTTTTCAATGAACTTAGAAATTTAATtcgcaagaattaaaaaaaaaaatagcaatttaacaattttatgttCAAAATGCGTTTTGTTGTAATTAACTTTgtcaacaaataaaacaaagagtgAACTGTGTCGCAAAGATCAAAACTTATATTCTGAAATAACCTTCTCcttaaaagcttaattttcaaactttgaaGATCAATGGAAAAAGAAAACATGACACCTACAACCGATCACTTTGACACTTTATTGTTTCACCtctacatgaaaatttttaattttttttacaagtaattCAGAGAAATCTttccataataattaatttatcataaaaatggaCAGCTAAAGATGTTGCACAGAATCACAAGTCTGAACAGCAGATCCCCGATTCAAATGTTGTGCTCGGCTACATATACCTATACTTGTGTGCACGATAATAACACTATCTACTAAATTTTTAGGCAATGACCTCTCTGCTACAGCAGAAGATTTAACTGCATCAATACCATTTCcgaattttgaaaaggaaatatagATGTTCATTTTTCATCTGCACACATGTTCACAGACAAAGGCAATGTTCACAAAGGATGGATGTTAGCGCTGACTGCTACaactgcagtaaaaaaaaaaatatgttacagtCAATACCCATGCCCCCATAAAACATCAGGAaattcccatttaaaaaaaaaaaaaaatgactattttcTCACATTTATATGGAACATGGGTAGTTGGGAGAAGTACTTGAAGAAAAATGCAACCCTTCCTTTGATCCTAGTTGGTTcattaacaatgaaaatgaatgagTAGTAGCAGCCTTTTTAACAATGATGGTGAAAGTCTGAAACCTCTATAAACAGGAATAGGACATTCTAAATATACCCGCCAAATTACATAATATGAAGAATGATAAATGATCAGCAGTTTGCAGATGAAAAATGTACATTCAATCTAAGATCAGTAAGAGTTGAAGCATGCTTAGATGTATTCCACAAAACCAAATAGCCTTGCATGAAAATTTGCTAAGTTTTTATCCCCTCCTGTACTATTTATAAATCATGTTACGACAAAGAGCAAAATTCCAGCACAGATAGTAGAAAATCACAAAGGCTGGATATTTTACAAATACAGTTCAAGAATTTTCTAACGATTTTGAGaggatcataattttaaataattaatatactaataatttttttaaagtgaaataatcaTAAGGGAAGGGACAGAAGCAATCTTAAGCTCAGCAGTAAAATCCCAACTATTAGAGTGTTATATTGCACAAACAAAGTTTGATTTTCAGTGGCATTTATAAATCTATGtatgccaatttaaaaaaaaaaaaaaaaaaaaaaaaaaagctttttccaTAAAGGGGCAGGATACTGACTGTAACATTGCTTATTAATTCCATATTTGTAATAAGTTCATAAAAGCTACAAGTGTACTCAGtgctagcacaaagaatatactCATGGCGTAGCACAAAAATCTATAccaagaaaaggaaagaaaaaaatatatatataataaaatattctatacaaaCATAACTAGTATAAAGTGACATTCTTTAAATTCCAAGCATTAAATACAAATCAAGCCGTGTAATAGGCAAAGCAAAAACAAACATCCACAAGCAGAGAAAACAGGCACAAATAGAGGGATCATACTAGATCATTAAAttcaagaagtaaaatattaacacTCTTGGGTTGTGGCtgaattacttatatattttaaagataatatgtaGTACACAAGTTCATAAAACATACAAAGCACAATTCTTTCATTCAATATTATGTTTTCAAATCCTAGTGATGAGAGAATAAAAATGGTCAAGAAAAATcagatatatcattttaataaaacatcatacatgaatgaaggagaaaaaaatctgattaaattaaaGGCAAAAAAAGTAAGACTAAAACTATGTCATGTACTCTAAAATATAAATCtcagaagaaaagaaacaaaaaaagccATATAtatactggaaaaaaatttaacaactaAACAGACCTACAAGGGCAGAGAacgaaagaaatgtttttcacaAACACTGAAAGCTTCACTGTAAACATTGTTTTCATACTCGAAGCTCTCAGTGTCTTAAAATGTCTTTAGACGTCAGGTGTTCgaagttcaattaaattttcttaactttcTCTCCAACCACAAGAGGATTGTTTTTACGGATTTCTTGAGCACCAAGCTGTTTGTAGTCAAATGTACAATTGTGTTCATTAGAATATCTATGCACGCTGCAGAATAGACCACTGCATCGACAGGGAAATCCTAAAAGAAAGATAACAGTATTTTATGACAGAATTGCAGCAACTTtggcaaaaatatattcaaaatgaagaaaagaataatacaaCAAATTAGGGCTATATAAAATCTAAATGATACAAATTTAGTATTCACAATCAaaggattttttctttctttgaagtaacaatgtattaaaaaatttctgggACTgagacatatttaaaaagaaaaaattaaatttgactatTTTCTGGtttgacatatatatattagCCACTTCCAGCAAATGTCTGTTTCACCAGAgatatcaattttgtttttaattttttcataattttaatttttaataaattcattttttaaaaattttgtgtttttaattttaattaaatttcaaaattgttttaaaatcggaaaattatcatggaaaaatgtaaaaattcaacttaatttgtAATCTTATAAATTCTAAACTGCAAATTCTCACtctccaaagtatacatgtagTAAAACATCAACATTTGAATTCAACCAATAATTTAGtcaaattacaatatatttttcagtgttGCTTGCTCCTCaatactttcaaataataaagtgatatttaatatcgtaataatgaaatgataatttataaatcttaaaaatgggTTACAGAAGAGTATGTcaaaattctaatgttttttttaatagtacaGTATTTAATAGAGAAATGGTTAATTAGCTTAttatggatatttaaaaattgatgaatgaaTTCGTTAAAATGCATTCACAGCCCCAAAACCAATTATACCAGGTAATGCTATAATTTAACATCAATTttatccaaatataatttttataccaaataaatgaatttcgtaAAATCTACAACTCAGAAAAACCAtacaactattaaatatttaaaatataaaaatatatcataaatcaaatattatactTCCAATACAGACAAAGAATGAAAGCAAATGTTTGAATAATCGTAGACTTAAAAATAATCACGAATGGTAGAAACAAACACTAAATACAAATGTTACCAAACTTTCTAAATCATGTCtaaacaaagagaaaaagaaacaattcaggAAGTAGTCTTTTTGTTTcaactgaaactttttttttaaatacatcattttccaaagcaaataacaaaataatctaAATTGATAGCATAATttgactaaatattaaaatgctctGAAGATAAATGAGACAAGCAGGATATTTCACATCTTGCTTTGTGTGTGTTTGTCAAAAGTACCAAGTAAAATTGCATTAACAAtagttacttttaaattttgcagccactgttttattctattaattacttATGGAACAGTTATTgtgaaacaaaatgcaaattcaaataatatttgataactgataactatttatgcattttttaaaataaaatgttaacaataaAACCTTCTGGGTAATACTCGCAAAAATAatgtagttaataaaaaattttaagctttagtTAATCAAAAATGGGAAGTCAAACATGAAACTTACCAGTGAGACCAactttctttttgcatacatggcatctgtttttcttctttttctgatCTTTCTCCAGGGAATCATCTTGTTGGGAAGATTCCCCTTCTCCTTTCTCTGAAGAAGCTGGACTTGCAGGAGAAGTCTCTGATTCAATAAGGGTCTGTTTGGaagtctaaaataaaaaaagcacttCTTAAAACATGTTGCTTAAAGCAAACCCTATATTTATTCAAACTGTTGTTAATCCTCATTGGAATTCCAACACAATACCCATTATGCCAATCCAATATCCTAAATCTTACCAATCCTTATTTCATTCAGTCTCGCACGTGATCTACCCATTTCCATTATCCTGCTTTTATATTgccttttaaaaagtataatctCACAGTACAACCAAAATATCTTAACATTACCCAgacaatatttcatgaaacaagaAATCACTGAAgcaaaataaagcaaagaaaaattcatatataaataacagGTTTATAAAAGGACATTGAAAACTtaagtttttatcttaaaaattaatgaatctttAATTTAATGAACACATTACATGacaaatattagttttatataatttatgaaatgtttaaattgaaCTTCATCAATACATGAAAGAGGCACTGAATCTATCTTAAGAATTttataccaatttcattttcagctttaaaaatacattgacaTTCTTGATGCAAAGgtgtaataaacaaaaattatatagaatttccaagataagttattttatatacacCTAAGCAATTTTAACATACTTCTTGGCCTACAAAGTTTGGTTATAACTTTTAGACagcttaaataaatcaaaattaaaaataataaaagaaaaaactgaCTTCTTGGCatgcttatatatgtatgtataggTGGATGTAACAAGCAATTAAGAAATCAAATGATGAAGTTAACTTCTGAACAAGAATCTACTTATCTGAATTAATTATCTACTAATTCAGAATCCAGATATATCAAACCTTAACAGAAGCTACATACAATAGAAAATGCTAAGCAAAActcttataaattattcaaaagtattcAGCTGAAATTATTCAGAGTAAAACTCTTACtatcatgcattttaaaaataacattcggACATAAAAACAACTTTAGTATGGTTTTAAGGAGCGGAAGAGCAAAGAAAGGgagcaacattttaaataatagcttaataataaaaggtttaataataacttaataggtttatatttacattaaaaaaagctatttctctttattatctggaatttaataagaaaaaatttatatattaaaggggAGTATATTACCTCTCCTCTTTAACTGTGAACTGCACAAAATTAAGGGCTTgggttaaataaaaacaaacaaaaaaacattctTGTTATTATGATACAAgccaattaataattattttattcatttttgataattcatgTGTTTGGTCATCAATTTCTACAGATTTTTTTCCCATCAATTTCATGGAGCTAATCCtaacagaaaacatttttatatgccCTAATgtacatttttcagttatttcactTTCAATGAACATATGTGGCTTTATGTAGCAAGTAGTACACAACAAATGAATTTTGTAGAACTCCTTAAACCTTTCAAGAGTATGTTTGGTTATCCttaatatcaacaaaaatttcataaattatagggTTAGAACATTGATAATAAAactaagagttaaaaaaataggacatgaaaaataaaggcatattgtgaattttgaaaataacatttcaaatttagatCTGcagttaaaaataagtatttaagaaaaacaaaagaattttgaaatcaaaaattattacataataataattatcttcaaTATAATCATAGGCAtgtctttaaaatacatttctattcAAATCATTCAAcagaatatacaaattttataatttgtatttttaacctttaatttAATGGAAGATGCacaaaaattttgttcatttcaaaTACATCAGCATCAGGTAACAAATTCCtgaatatgtttttgaatttcacaTATACAATGAAAGCTATTCACACATGACAAACTTCTTGTTGCATTTCAGCCAATATGATAAGAGTATTTCCAATTGAGAAATTCCTAAGGTTTGTTAAAACCTCCAAATATACATGAGCAGAATTTTTTGATGAGAAAATACAAACCACCAagtaaatttagttatttaagtATCAGCAGACAAAATATGgggatttaaatgaaaatatacatcATTATTAAATAGAACTAACTGACGGCTCAAAGTGTTCAAAAATTTAGAGGTTCTAACCTCGAATATAACTTTTGAatgtaattctatattttaaataagtttatattatttcagaGCTCCAAGTTAACATGAACAATTActacagatttttaaataaatgttcatttgaaatttagaagcTAGGAGCTTACCTCGGGCTTACTCTGATCTTGACTAGGTGGGGTAACTACAACAGCTGGCACTGTTGGAGAGGCTGTTGACAAATCATCTTTTGACAAAATGTCTTTGTCATCACATTCAGAGACAGCTGTAATAAAGATTGGAATAATTTGGAGTTTAATTTCATGTTGTACTTTTAAAAGGATGTAAAAATACAATGGCAGGGGTTGGCAGATGGGAGTGCCTCacagtttattatataaaacagcataaaatatcCTTAAacaatctttacttataataaagactAGCCACCTTTAGCAATTAACTGGTACTCCAGGATTAAtacttgctaaaattttaaatattttttgtaacttggtttcttaaaatattttactaaaaatctaataatttcaaattttagtagtcatatattactaatattattatagaagtctTGCATTTATGTACCTCAATTAATAACATTCACCTCTAATTTCTAGTcggcttttgtaaaattttaatttcatattgaaatggaaattattaaagcaccaattggggggaaaaaaagcagaaaaatgctcaatttttattaaaaattaacatttaaaaaaaatctaaggtgcacattcccaatcCCCAAACTTTATGTGTGCCAAGTGTGACAGCTCTAAGTCAAACAAATCCGGCCTATAGAGCACAAACGCATACTCGTATGTGTGCACATGCAAGCATCTATAATATAAGTAAAGATATATGTGTATCTGTTGTGCTCAATAGGAAGgaccatttgacctagagctgTCAACCTTGTTATGAAAACATATATGTATATGCATGTTACatgatatatatgtatacatattcaTACTGGAAATAGGAACATttgagtgaatttttaaaaataaatttaaaatatatgaaattgatatttttcatgatactatcaagaaatatagtaaaaaaaattacatcacctttaaaatttaaaatattattatgcatgaatattttttctatattttatcaatttaaaaaaaatattacacacatTGTAGATAGTTCAAAGTTCTGGGGAAAAAAGTTGTTGATAAAAGTTagtattaatgatatatttgcttttttgttGGTGGTGGTTTTATAATCCCAATTATTGTCCTATTACAACAAATCACTATTGTCAAAGCAGATTTCACGaaagtaaacaatatatttaaataaacctggaaagaatatgtaaaaggtttaaatctatatttaaaatactattaacacAAAGACAAacgagaataattttaattaagcaaaattttgccaattttctACAATAACATCTAAAAATAGCACAGTGCAAAAAATACTTTTGCCTcatattataactaaaaaaattacctttgcaaataatatcaatcttttaacaaataaatcaagtttcaatttttaatacaattttttaaaaatttaactgttaGAGCATGTTATGGGATAGTTTTATTAATGTAGTGTTGCCATCAAattgacaaaaactcaaattcaGTAATACTTAAACATGGTTTATACAGAGAGTTATATTTACTTCAATCAGGTTCCAAAAACTAATTTCAAGGTTTTACACATACACAAGTAAAGAATATTAGTTTATGCAATTTGAGTCAATAGATGTTccaatgaattacaaattttgtaattttatacaaGCCCTCAGTCCTACAAgataatatgcaatatattttttgaaaaaaaaaaaaaaaaaaaaaaaaaacattttaaataaaaagaattgtgattaaaaactgagtgaattatgaaaattagaatattactACCAATCAATTTTAGACTACTTCATTGATCATGTTAAAGATGCACCTATCAACTCTTGGAATTTCCATAAAGTTGAttggcctaaaattatgaaattgctgCTTGtcttaaaatagtgatattcaaaactCCAAAACTCAATCACAGAGAACACAAGCACTTTTATGGTTTAAAACGTAGGAGCATCCATGATATTTTGCTCAATACTCTTAAGCagcagattaaaataaaaacttcataatttttcaaatacatttgattaaagaaaataattaatatttatgccatttaaatccttttgaaaaaaaattaaaaactgaattttatactaaatcagattttttttaaaaaaaattctttgagttattgcataaattataatatcCTGTAGTGCACATAAAACTTCAATGATTAACTATTCTGTTTTCTAtactcaaacttttaaaaaaaattgatttcaacaaaaatatttgtgtgaTTGAAGAATTATcagtttatctttaatttaaagttacaCTTTTACAAGAGCCGACAGAAAATAAGAGACATATTGCCCAAGAAACAAAACAGCATATGACTACTATATTAGAATGAGCTATTTAATTatcaaagtaaatattatatattacagaagaagctattaagaagtcaagttatataaaatagttaattgaaaattttggagaaaattaatCCAGGAAATTCTTCAGTTTTGTTAAGCCTGTAGGTTAAAAACAACAACCAGACAATCAAAAGAGAGTTTATGTGAATAGTTACATTCTCAAAGGTACTCTGAAGTCATGAAAGTTAACTATCTGAAATTTTCATGTACATAATAAGCACAACTGGTATAAGGCTATCATAATAGTATGATTTTAACAACTGGCAAAATTTggtgcataaaaataatttaagacagccatgaaatacatacaaaaattccTTACTTCCAAATGCCACCAAAagcaactaataaataaaattttacagtctGCATAGCTTCTAGACTATCAATGTTCAAAGACATTCTACCATCAACCACCATTTTTAAACAGAGGCCATGCTAagttatgattaaattaatagaCAATTTcaaattgaagtattttaattttcaagataaataagGTAATATTCAATTCACCAAGTTTATTTGTTTGATACTTCAAAAATGCAGCTCGACTAGCAAAACTGCATTCAGCAAATTCTTATAACCAACTAAATCTGctacataacaaaaataattgttagaacattatataaaatttactgaGAAACTTCATTTATCTCAAAGGGAATAGTAACagatcttatttaatttaattcttgaaagttagaagcttaatttatttttaaactgtatatataaaaacaaaaactggaatacttttataaatatacacaactaggtttcattcttattttttcactttcaaaacaGGTATTCAATGACAAAAAATTGTCAATCCctccaattttt is a window encoding:
- the LOC129981267 gene encoding AN1-type zinc finger protein 6-like, which encodes MERDTNQMSQSPSLCRSGCGFYGSPKTDGLCSKCYKDALKRKQANPAPPQLSGRTSPAASSAVSTVSECDDKDILSKDDLSTASPTVPAVVVTPPSQDQSKPETSKQTLIESETSPASPASSEKGEGESSQQDDSLEKDQKKKKNRCHVCKKKVGLTGFPCRCSGLFCSVHRYSNEHNCTFDYKQLGAQEIRKNNPLVVGEKVKKI